One Hordeum vulgare subsp. vulgare chromosome 4H, MorexV3_pseudomolecules_assembly, whole genome shotgun sequence DNA window includes the following coding sequences:
- the LOC123448643 gene encoding uncharacterized protein LOC123448643, with protein sequence MHQRPDDPGFNGSPLLPSGNPSFALPSPSPTENDPPKLPRLDVLTATGDKTGVSKPRSEVHRGRGLPPRGARVNLLREHRGAATAAPRRLQGLVARPVGHLQRRPRLRMGLLPLLRAYTTVKPLADRVFLKTKTAEQKTTGGILLPSTAQSKPQSGEVVAVGEGRTIGDSKVQVGIKIFCLTSR encoded by the exons ATGCATCAAAGACCAGATGATCCCGGATTCAATGGAAGCCCTCTCCTCCCCAGCGGAAACCCTAGTTTTGCCCTCCCATCGCCTTCTCCCACAGAAAACGATCCTCCGAAGCTTCCCAGGCTCGACGTGCTCACTGCCACCGGCGACAAGACGGGCGTCTCCAAGCCCAG GTCGGAGGTGCACCGGGGACGGGGACTACCACCGCGCGGTGCACGTGTGAATCTACTGCGAGAGCACCGGGGAGCTGCTACTGCAGCGCCGCGCCGACTGCAAGGACTCGTGGCCCGGCCAGTGGGACATCTCCAGCGTCGGCCACGTCTCCGCAtgggactcctccctctcctccgcgCG TACACGACGGTCAAGCCCTTGGCCGACAGAGTGTTTCTCAAGACCAAGACTGCTGAGCAGAAGACGACTGGTGGGATTTTGCTCCCTTCAACTGCGCAGTCTAAACCTCAGAGTGGTGAGGTGGTTGCTGTTGGAGAGGGAAGAACCATTGGGGATAGCAAAGTACAAGTTGGCATTAAG ATATTTTGCCTAACTTCAAGATGA